Proteins from a genomic interval of Phyllopteryx taeniolatus isolate TA_2022b chromosome 3, UOR_Ptae_1.2, whole genome shotgun sequence:
- the gp1bb gene encoding platelet glycoprotein Ib beta chain isoform X2: MKALHLLCLLILGGQSSSACPHPCACHGSQVNCSSRFLTSSNLSSIFPAGTAELHLHNNQLTTLPNGFLDKLPSLRQVSLHGNPWACDCGVLYLRAWLRRRPGSPSGQPHVNCSSPPHLRGRLVEYLTEEEVALLAAVIVFLRRFERLSREAMRT, encoded by the exons ATGAAGGCGCTCCATCTGCTGTGTCTGCTCATCTTAGGAGGTCAAAGCTCCTCGGCGTGCCCCCATCCCTGCGCCTGTCATGGCAGCCAAGTGAACTGCAGCAGCAGGTTTCTCACCTCCTCGAACCTCTCCAGCATCTTCCCAGCTGGCACCGCCGAGCTGCACCTCCACAACAACCAGCTGACAACCCTCCCGAACGGGTTTCTGGACAAACTCCCCTCCCTCCGCCAGGTCTCCTTGCACGGCAACCCGTGGGCGTGTGACTGCGGCGTCCTCTACCTGCGAGCCTGGCTGAGACGTCGGCCCGGAAGTCCCTCGGGCCAACCGCACGTCAACTGCAGCTCCCCTCCCCACCTCAGAGGGAGGCTGGTGGAGTATCTGACCGAGGAAGAG GTCGCGCTGCTGGCCGCCGTCATCGTGTTCCTGAGGAGGTTTGAGAGGCTCTCCAGGGAGGCCATGAGGACCTAG
- the gp1bb gene encoding platelet glycoprotein Ib beta chain isoform X1 has protein sequence MKALHLLCLLILGGQSSSACPHPCACHGSQVNCSSRFLTSSNLSSIFPAGTAELHLHNNQLTTLPNGFLDKLPSLRQVSLHGNPWACDCGVLYLRAWLRRRPGSPSGQPHVNCSSPPHLRGRLVEYLTEEEVLDSCHYWYCDLALASQVILFVFVLVQVALLAAVIVFLRRFERLSREAMRT, from the coding sequence ATGAAGGCGCTCCATCTGCTGTGTCTGCTCATCTTAGGAGGTCAAAGCTCCTCGGCGTGCCCCCATCCCTGCGCCTGTCATGGCAGCCAAGTGAACTGCAGCAGCAGGTTTCTCACCTCCTCGAACCTCTCCAGCATCTTCCCAGCTGGCACCGCCGAGCTGCACCTCCACAACAACCAGCTGACAACCCTCCCGAACGGGTTTCTGGACAAACTCCCCTCCCTCCGCCAGGTCTCCTTGCACGGCAACCCGTGGGCGTGTGACTGCGGCGTCCTCTACCTGCGAGCCTGGCTGAGACGTCGGCCCGGAAGTCCCTCGGGCCAACCGCACGTCAACTGCAGCTCCCCTCCCCACCTCAGAGGGAGGCTGGTGGAGTATCTGACCGAGGAAGAGGTGCTGGACTCCTGCCACTACTGGTACTGTGACCTGGCCTTGGCTTCGCAGGTGATCCTCTTTGTGTTCGTGCTGGTGCAGGTCGCGCTGCTGGCCGCCGTCATCGTGTTCCTGAGGAGGTTTGAGAGGCTCTCCAGGGAGGCCATGAGGACCTAG
- the septin5a gene encoding septin 5a isoform X1 has translation MDAIMLQEKLVERLLCPRVRTARQKEKQYVGFATLPNQVHRKSVKKGFDFTLMVAGESGMGKSTLVNSLFLTDLYKDRKLLNAEERINQTVEIIKHTVDIEEKGVKLKLTIVDTPGFGDAVNNNECWKPITDYIDQQFEQYFRDESGLNRKNIQDNRVHCCLYFIPPFGHGLRPVDVEFMKALHEKVNIIPLIAKADCLTPSEIKKLKDRIREEIDKFGIKVYQFPECDSDEDEEFKQLDKELKECTPFAVIGSNTVVEARGQRVRGRLYPWGIVEVENQSHCDFVKLRNMLIRSHMHDLKDVTCDVHYENYRAQCIQEMTSKLAQDNRMESPIPILPLSTPDVDTEKLIKMKDEELKRMQEMLTKMQQQMHEKD, from the exons GAGAAGCAGTATGTGGGCTTCGCCACTCTTCCCAACCAAGTCCATAGGAAGTCGGTGAAGAAAGGCTTCGATTTCACTCTCATGGTGGCAG GCGAATCGGGCATGGGCAAGTCCACTCTGGTCAACAGCTTGTTCCTCACAGACCTCTACAAAGACAGGAAGCTGCTGAATGCTGAGG AGCGCATCAACCAGACAGTGGAGATCATCAAACATACCGTGGACATCGAGGAGAAAGGAGTCAAGCTCAAGCTCACCATCGTCGACACGCCGGGCTTCGGGGACGCCGTCAACAACAATGAGTG ttggaagcccatCACAGACTACATCGATCAGCAGTTTGAGCAGTACTTCCGTGACGAAAGTGGCCTCAATAGGAAGAACATCCAGGACAACCGGGTCCACTGCTGCCTTTACTTCATCCCTCCATTTGGTCACGG GTTGCGTCCAGTGGATGTTGAGTTCATGAAAGCGCTGCACGAAAAGGTGAACATCATCCCGCTCATCGCCAAAGCCGACTGCCTCACTCCCAGCGAAATCAAGAAGCTGAAGGACCGA ATACGTGAAGAAATAGACAAGTTTGGCATCAAAGTCTATCAGTTCCCTGAATGCGACtcagatgaggatgaggagttCAAGCAACTAGACAAAGAGCTGAAG gaGTGCACCCCATTCGCCGTGATTGGCAGTAACACAGTGGTGGAAGCCAGAGGGCAGCGAGTGAGAGGGCGACTGTACCCCTGGGGAATTGTTGAAG TGGAAAACCAATCCCACTGTGACTTTGTGAAGCTGAGGAACATGCTGATCCGCTCGCACATGCACGATCTCAAAGACGTCACCTGCGACGTCCACTATGAGAACTACAGAGCGCAGTGCATACAGGAGATGACAAG CAAACTGGCACAGGACAACCGCATGGAGAGTCCCATCCCCATCCTGCCACTGTCCACCCCGGATGTGGACACTGAAAAACTGATCAAAATGAAAGATGAGGAG CtgaagaggatgcaggagatgctGACTAAAATGCAGCAGCAGATGCACGAGAAAGACTAG
- the septin5a gene encoding septin 5a isoform X2: MTASIRYKSRIPVKTEDTAEEKQYVGFATLPNQVHRKSVKKGFDFTLMVAGESGMGKSTLVNSLFLTDLYKDRKLLNAEERINQTVEIIKHTVDIEEKGVKLKLTIVDTPGFGDAVNNNECWKPITDYIDQQFEQYFRDESGLNRKNIQDNRVHCCLYFIPPFGHGLRPVDVEFMKALHEKVNIIPLIAKADCLTPSEIKKLKDRIREEIDKFGIKVYQFPECDSDEDEEFKQLDKELKECTPFAVIGSNTVVEARGQRVRGRLYPWGIVEVENQSHCDFVKLRNMLIRSHMHDLKDVTCDVHYENYRAQCIQEMTSKLAQDNRMESPIPILPLSTPDVDTEKLIKMKDEELKRMQEMLTKMQQQMHEKD; this comes from the exons GAGAAGCAGTATGTGGGCTTCGCCACTCTTCCCAACCAAGTCCATAGGAAGTCGGTGAAGAAAGGCTTCGATTTCACTCTCATGGTGGCAG GCGAATCGGGCATGGGCAAGTCCACTCTGGTCAACAGCTTGTTCCTCACAGACCTCTACAAAGACAGGAAGCTGCTGAATGCTGAGG AGCGCATCAACCAGACAGTGGAGATCATCAAACATACCGTGGACATCGAGGAGAAAGGAGTCAAGCTCAAGCTCACCATCGTCGACACGCCGGGCTTCGGGGACGCCGTCAACAACAATGAGTG ttggaagcccatCACAGACTACATCGATCAGCAGTTTGAGCAGTACTTCCGTGACGAAAGTGGCCTCAATAGGAAGAACATCCAGGACAACCGGGTCCACTGCTGCCTTTACTTCATCCCTCCATTTGGTCACGG GTTGCGTCCAGTGGATGTTGAGTTCATGAAAGCGCTGCACGAAAAGGTGAACATCATCCCGCTCATCGCCAAAGCCGACTGCCTCACTCCCAGCGAAATCAAGAAGCTGAAGGACCGA ATACGTGAAGAAATAGACAAGTTTGGCATCAAAGTCTATCAGTTCCCTGAATGCGACtcagatgaggatgaggagttCAAGCAACTAGACAAAGAGCTGAAG gaGTGCACCCCATTCGCCGTGATTGGCAGTAACACAGTGGTGGAAGCCAGAGGGCAGCGAGTGAGAGGGCGACTGTACCCCTGGGGAATTGTTGAAG TGGAAAACCAATCCCACTGTGACTTTGTGAAGCTGAGGAACATGCTGATCCGCTCGCACATGCACGATCTCAAAGACGTCACCTGCGACGTCCACTATGAGAACTACAGAGCGCAGTGCATACAGGAGATGACAAG CAAACTGGCACAGGACAACCGCATGGAGAGTCCCATCCCCATCCTGCCACTGTCCACCCCGGATGTGGACACTGAAAAACTGATCAAAATGAAAGATGAGGAG CtgaagaggatgcaggagatgctGACTAAAATGCAGCAGCAGATGCACGAGAAAGACTAG